In the genome of Deinococcus deserti VCD115, one region contains:
- a CDS encoding S41 family peptidase — MNPKRLTIVAAALAGTAAVGYAQLGGYTTANLASTASGKSLLEVLNNLNQYYLYPVDQEKVLRGAIQGALGSLNDEFTYYTEPANSAIDAENLSGEFGGIGVTLVAANPDGTGGKIDNVFRGGAASESAVQIGDIFVKIGDKEVMTSKLDEIVRLVRGKVGTTVNVTFARDGKPYTVTMERRKVTIVSVEQTILPGNVGYIALNTFYNEKVSEQFRAAVASMKSKGVTKLVLDLRDNGGGLLNSGVDVADQFLQSGPIVSLRDRSGKTTVSGSARAQASDYTGKLVVLVNKNSASASEIVAGALQDTKRASVVGEQTFGKGVAQIPLTTTDGGKVAIVNSAWLTPAGREIHKKGITPDVVVKDTRSTLPLNFSGAGATPGQKITLTVEGKPVTVTADKDGKFTYTGTVKRPVRSTSQGEAVVDLQGDAILKRAVDLLN, encoded by the coding sequence GTGAACCCTAAACGACTCACCATTGTTGCCGCCGCCCTGGCCGGCACTGCAGCGGTCGGATATGCGCAGCTTGGCGGGTACACCACTGCCAACCTCGCCAGCACGGCCTCAGGAAAGAGCCTCCTGGAGGTTTTAAACAACCTCAATCAGTACTACCTGTACCCGGTGGACCAGGAGAAGGTGCTGCGCGGCGCGATTCAGGGTGCGCTGGGCAGTCTGAATGACGAGTTTACCTACTACACCGAACCAGCCAACAGCGCCATCGACGCCGAGAACCTCAGCGGTGAGTTCGGCGGGATTGGCGTGACCCTGGTGGCCGCTAACCCGGACGGAACCGGCGGCAAGATCGACAACGTGTTCCGCGGGGGCGCGGCCTCCGAGTCGGCAGTCCAGATCGGCGACATCTTCGTGAAGATCGGCGACAAGGAAGTCATGACCAGCAAACTCGACGAGATCGTGCGTCTGGTGCGCGGCAAGGTAGGCACGACCGTGAACGTGACTTTCGCACGTGACGGCAAGCCATACACCGTCACGATGGAGCGCCGCAAGGTCACCATTGTCAGCGTCGAGCAGACCATTCTGCCCGGCAACGTGGGTTACATCGCTCTGAATACCTTCTACAACGAGAAGGTCAGCGAGCAGTTCCGCGCCGCAGTCGCCAGCATGAAGAGCAAGGGCGTCACCAAGCTGGTGCTCGACCTGCGTGACAACGGCGGCGGTCTGTTGAACTCCGGCGTAGACGTCGCCGATCAGTTCCTCCAGAGTGGTCCGATTGTCAGCCTGCGTGACCGGAGCGGCAAGACCACGGTCTCCGGTTCGGCCCGCGCGCAGGCCAGTGATTACACCGGCAAACTCGTCGTTCTGGTCAACAAGAACAGCGCGAGTGCCAGCGAAATTGTGGCTGGAGCGCTGCAGGACACCAAGCGGGCCAGCGTGGTCGGCGAGCAGACCTTCGGTAAGGGCGTGGCACAGATCCCGCTGACCACCACCGACGGCGGCAAGGTTGCCATCGTCAACAGCGCCTGGTTGACACCTGCTGGCCGCGAAATTCATAAGAAGGGCATCACGCCCGACGTGGTGGTCAAGGACACCCGCTCCACCCTGCCGCTCAACTTCAGTGGGGCCGGGGCGACTCCTGGGCAGAAGATCACCCTGACGGTAGAAGGCAAGCCTGTGACCGTCACGGCAGACAAGGACGGCAAGTTCACCTATACCGGCACGGTCAAGCGTCCGGTGCGCAGCACCTCTCAGGGTGAAGCCGTGGTGGACCTGCAGGGCGACGCTATTCTCAAGCGCGCTGTCGATCTGCTGAACTAA